From the Lolium rigidum isolate FL_2022 chromosome 2, APGP_CSIRO_Lrig_0.1, whole genome shotgun sequence genome, one window contains:
- the LOC124686994 gene encoding transcription factor bHLH68-like: protein MDRGLIHKSSPLVGEMGEGHGWWSVNNLRPPFEQHNPSILLPSTTAASSSSHISSFSSLLLSNHYPLPTTSTAPWHDSSSSNQGQQLQDPWSHLVMSPGGSGGLANSEERYKNWEGQALFPTAGEEAEDRSSAGYSYRATVSHGRSQAGDEIQLAMSSPPPWARGIQQHHNTLQQQASSPRSSSITSTTSLGSSMFEFSNHSSPRECLSTASGTAFKKARTQEPSPAQSIVKVRKEKLGDRITALHQLVSPFGKTDTASVLLEAIGYIRFLHGQIEGLSSPYQLSGGNGSEGSMSKQQHEATAQQGERNNIFPEEPGQLLHDKASRKRGHPDQDVSCSGEEAKKDLKSRGLCLVPVSCTLDFGADAGPADYWTAAPPFGMGFGR, encoded by the exons ATGGATAGGGGACTCATCCACAAATCATCACCACTAGTGGGGGAGATGGGTGAAGGCCATGGATGGTGGAGCGTGAATAATTTGAGGCCCCCCTTTGAGCAGCACAATCCTTCTATTCTCTtgccctccaccaccgccgcgtcctcctcctcccataTCAGTTCTTTCTCTTCTTTGCTTCTGTCGAATCACTATCCACTGCCTACGACTAGCACTGCACCTTGGCAtgacagcagcagtagcaaccaAGGTCAGCAGCTCCAGGATCCATGGAGTCATCTCGTCAT GTCACCCGGTGGCAGTGGTGGATTGGCTAATAGTGAGGAGAGGTACAAGAACTGGGAAGGCCAGGCGCTGTTTCCCACTGCCGGGGAAGAAGCAGAAGATCGGAGTAGCGCCGGCTACAGCTACAGGGCCACAGTTAGCCATGGGAGAAGCCAAGCTGGTGATGAGATCCAATTGGCAATGTCATCTCCACCTCCGTGGGCCAGAGGTATCCAGCAGCACCACAACACCCTGCAGCAGCAAGCTTCCTCCCCTAGGtcttcctccatcacctccaccacctccctcGGAAGCAGCATGTTTGAGTTCTCAAACCACAGTTCTCCACGTGAG TGTCTCAGCACAGCATCTGGAACAGCTTTCAAGAAGGCTAGGACCCAAGAACCCTCTCCAGCACAATCTATTGTTaag GTGAGAAAGGAGAAGCTAGGGGATAGAATAACTGCCCTTCACCAGCTTGTCTCCCCATTTGGGAAG ACTGACACAGCGTCTGTACTCCTTGAAGCCATTGGGTACATCAGATTCCTACACGGTCAAATTGAG GGTTTGAGCTCACCATACCAGCTCAGCGGCGGCAATGGAAGCGAGGGCTCCATGTCCAAGCAGCAGCACGAAGCCACT GCGCAACAAGGAGAAAGGAACAACATATTTCCAGAAGAGCCTGGCCAG CTGTTACATGACAAAGCCTCGAGAAAGAGAGGACACCCTGACCAG GATGTAAGCTGCAGTGGTGAGGAAGCAAAGAAGGATCTGAAGAGTAGGGGGCTGTGCCTTGTCCCGGTGAGCTGCACGCTGGACTTTGGCGCGGACGCCGGTCCTGCGGATTACTGGACGGCGGCGCCGCCTTTTGGGATGGGATTCGGCCGGTAG